The following DNA comes from Azotosporobacter soli.
TGCCTGGGTGGAAGTGGACGGCACTTATCCGGTAGGTCCGGGGCCGCGTCAAAACCCGAAGACGGCTACCGAGGCTTATGAGATTTCGCGCTGCATGACTTGCGGTTGCTGCATGGAAGCCTGCCCTAACGTGAACCGTGGTTCCGAATTTATCGGACCTGCGCCGATGGGCCAGGCACACCTCTTCAATCTGCATCCGATTGGCGAATATCAAAAAGAAGAACGCATGGAAGCTTTGATGGAAAAAGGCGGTCTCGCCAGTTGCGGCAACAGCCAAAACTGCGCCGAAGCCTGCCCGAAAGACATCAAACTGACCACTTATATTGCCAAGCTGAATCGTGCGGTGAACAAACACGCGATCATGAGTCTGCTGGACAAATAAGAAT
Coding sequences within:
- the sdhB gene encoding succinate dehydrogenase iron-sulfur subunit, with the translated sequence MSNQKTVHFIIERQDSPTSAPYTEEFVLPYRPAMNVVSSLMEIQKNPVTKDGKKTTSVVWECNCLEKVCGACMMVINGKAQQACAALIDHLQQPIKLQPARTFPVVRDLMIDRGVMFESLKKVNAWVEVDGTYPVGPGPRQNPKTATEAYEISRCMTCGCCMEACPNVNRGSEFIGPAPMGQAHLFNLHPIGEYQKEERMEALMEKGGLASCGNSQNCAEACPKDIKLTTYIAKLNRAVNKHAIMSLLDK